One window from the genome of Thalassospira xiamenensis M-5 = DSM 17429 encodes:
- a CDS encoding NADPH-dependent FMN reductase has protein sequence MKETFNLALIYGSAREDRFCDTVADWAIKILKTDPDLSVDIIDPAKLDLPSRHVGNAHPGVAELQSALAEADAFLVVTPEYNHSFTGELKLLIDAAKPEWRRKPLAFVSYGGMSGGLRAVEQLRLVFAELHVVTMRDVVSFANVWDQFDPNGYPIDKAGSEAALKHMVNDLKWWSRTLRDGRYPQARAEMPEVTIS, from the coding sequence ATGAAAGAGACTTTCAATCTTGCACTGATCTATGGCAGTGCCCGTGAAGACAGGTTCTGCGACACGGTTGCCGACTGGGCGATCAAAATCCTGAAAACAGATCCGGATCTGTCGGTTGATATTATCGATCCGGCGAAGCTCGATCTGCCATCCCGTCACGTCGGCAATGCGCATCCCGGTGTTGCCGAACTCCAATCCGCTCTTGCCGAAGCCGATGCCTTCCTCGTTGTCACCCCGGAATACAATCACAGCTTTACCGGCGAACTGAAATTGCTGATCGACGCAGCCAAGCCCGAATGGCGCCGAAAGCCATTGGCATTTGTGTCCTATGGCGGAATGTCGGGTGGTTTGCGGGCGGTCGAACAATTGCGACTGGTTTTTGCCGAATTGCATGTCGTGACCATGCGCGACGTTGTCAGCTTTGCCAATGTCTGGGACCAGTTTGATCCGAATGGTTATCCGATCGACAAAGCCGGGTCCGAGGCGGCCCTTAAACACATGGTCAATGATCTGAAATGGTGGTCGCGCACATTGCGCGACGGCCGCTATCCACAAGCCCGGGCCGAAATGCCGGAGGTCACGATATCATGA
- a CDS encoding HPF/RaiA family ribosome-associated protein yields the protein MKVPVQITYRDVDQSDALDERIRFKVQKLEETFDRMTSCHVIVERPHASHAQGNRYAVHFGIHVPGKEIMVKRDSADHAHEDVYIALKNSYQAARRQLKEYVDRMRAH from the coding sequence ATGAAGGTTCCCGTTCAAATCACCTACCGTGATGTTGATCAATCAGATGCGCTGGACGAGCGGATCCGCTTCAAGGTGCAAAAACTGGAAGAAACCTTCGACCGCATGACAAGTTGTCATGTCATCGTGGAAAGACCCCATGCATCCCACGCACAGGGAAACCGCTATGCGGTTCATTTCGGAATTCATGTGCCGGGTAAGGAGATTATGGTTAAGCGCGACAGTGCCGATCATGCCCATGAGGATGTCTATATCGCGCTCAAAAACAGCTATCAGGCGGCGCGCCGTCAACTCAAGGAATATGTCGACCGGATGCGCGCCCACTAG
- the soxR gene encoding redox-sensitive transcriptional activator SoxR encodes MVKPGPLHRYLSVGEVAKRSGLAVSAIHFYERKGLIASIRTDGNQRRFPRGILRRVAIIKVAQRTGIPLAEIGNALSGLPINRAPTTQDWEKLSSRWRDDLDARIEQLTLLRDQLGKCIGCGCLSISDCPLRNPSDELATDGPGARLLELDDAQDHEPSDGTS; translated from the coding sequence ATGGTGAAACCCGGGCCATTGCACCGCTATCTCAGTGTGGGTGAAGTCGCCAAAAGAAGCGGACTTGCCGTATCGGCGATCCATTTTTACGAGCGCAAGGGGCTGATCGCCTCGATCAGAACGGATGGCAATCAGCGACGCTTTCCACGCGGTATCCTGCGCCGGGTTGCGATCATCAAGGTCGCACAACGCACCGGCATTCCGTTGGCCGAAATCGGGAATGCGTTATCGGGGCTGCCAATTAACCGGGCCCCGACGACACAGGACTGGGAAAAGCTTTCGTCGCGGTGGCGTGATGATCTTGATGCCCGGATCGAACAATTGACCCTGCTGCGCGATCAATTGGGCAAATGCATCGGGTGTGGCTGCCTTTCGATCAGCGACTGCCCGCTTCGCAACCCGTCGGATGAACTGGCAACGGATGGTCCCGGTGCGCGGTTGCTTGAACTTGATGACGCACAGGATCACGAACCGTCAGATGGAACGTCTTGA
- a CDS encoding SDR family NAD(P)-dependent oxidoreductase has protein sequence MKRLENRICIITGAARGIGAAISTAFIKEGADVIATDRDEGALLAFAKEAGCKTMRLDVGNEDDWQKLADAYPAIDVMVNNAGITGFEDGIVAHDPENASLADWRAVHQVNLDGTFMGCRYAIRAMRQRQSGSIINISSRSGMVGIPAAAAYASSKAAIRNHSKTVALYCAQQGYNIRCNSIHPAAILTPMWEPMLGNGPDRDARMAALVADTPAKRFGTPDEVAALAVLLASDEAAYMTGTELTIDGGLLAGSAATPG, from the coding sequence ATGAAACGACTTGAAAACCGGATTTGCATCATAACCGGCGCGGCGCGCGGCATTGGTGCTGCGATTTCAACAGCCTTTATCAAAGAAGGTGCTGACGTCATAGCAACTGACCGAGACGAAGGTGCGCTTCTGGCATTTGCCAAGGAGGCAGGTTGCAAAACCATGCGCCTTGATGTCGGCAACGAGGATGACTGGCAAAAACTTGCCGATGCCTATCCGGCCATTGATGTCATGGTCAACAATGCCGGCATTACTGGTTTTGAAGACGGCATCGTCGCACATGATCCGGAAAATGCATCTCTTGCCGACTGGCGCGCAGTCCATCAGGTTAATCTTGACGGTACATTTATGGGATGTCGCTACGCCATCAGGGCCATGCGCCAGCGTCAATCGGGCTCGATCATCAATATTTCATCGCGCTCGGGAATGGTTGGCATTCCGGCTGCGGCGGCCTATGCCTCGTCCAAGGCGGCCATTCGCAATCACAGCAAAACTGTCGCGCTATATTGCGCACAACAGGGTTACAATATTCGCTGCAATTCAATCCATCCCGCCGCCATTCTGACACCGATGTGGGAACCGATGCTTGGCAACGGTCCGGATCGCGACGCCCGCATGGCAGCCCTTGTCGCTGATACACCGGCTAAGCGTTTCGGCACCCCGGACGAAGTCGCGGCACTTGCCGTTTTGCTGGCATCGGATGAAGCCGCTTACATGACGGGAACGGAACTAACAATTGATGGTGGATTGCTGGCCGGTTCGGCGGCAACGCCGGGGTAA
- a CDS encoding RNA-binding S4 domain-containing protein encodes MTLDQTGNKVRIDKWLWYARFYKTRSLASKACQSGHIVLNGQSVSKASVTVVVGDRLQFFQGPHLRVIEVVAPGERRGPAPEAQQLYIDHSPPRVAKKEVAADIRTAPIAEREAGSGRPTKAERRATDRLRGDE; translated from the coding sequence ATGACACTTGATCAGACAGGCAACAAAGTCCGTATCGATAAATGGCTATGGTATGCGCGGTTCTATAAGACCCGTTCGCTTGCCAGCAAGGCATGCCAGTCGGGCCATATCGTTCTGAACGGTCAGTCCGTCTCCAAAGCCAGCGTTACGGTCGTTGTTGGGGATCGGCTGCAATTCTTTCAGGGCCCGCATCTGCGCGTGATCGAAGTGGTGGCACCTGGCGAACGACGTGGCCCCGCCCCCGAAGCCCAGCAGCTTTACATTGATCACTCGCCACCACGTGTGGCGAAAAAAGAGGTCGCGGCCGATATCCGAACCGCTCCGATTGCTGAACGCGAAGCGGGCAGCGGACGTCCGACCAAGGCCGAAAGGCGGGCAACGGACCGGTTGCGCGGCGATGAATAA
- the htpG gene encoding molecular chaperone HtpG — translation MTEEKMRFEAEVSRLLDIVVHSLYSNKDIFLRELISNASDACDKLRYEAIAKPELLAGDSEFKVRLLTDNVRNVLTIADNGIGMNKTDLIENLGTIANSGTAKFVEALSKSDKAKDVDLIGQFGVGFYSAFMVAGQVDVVTKKAGEDQAWKWSSDGKGEYTIAEAEMEGHGTQITLHLTDDFKEFTEEYRLRHIVKTYSDHIGIPVVLMKADGNDETLNEASALWTRPKSDITDEQYKEFYKHNSHAFDDPWKTIHYQAEGAIEYTGLLFLPTMRPFDLYDPARKGHLKLYVRKVFITEGADDLLPPWLRFVSGVVDSQDLPLNISREMLQHNPVLTKIKNGLTKKLLSELETASNKDSKGFETFWENFGSVVKEGLYEDYTNRDRILKLARFRSTHSDGWTTLADYVTRMKDGQKAIYYISGEDVDALKRSPQLEGFAAKGIEVLLLTDPVDEFWLPSVGQFEEKDFKSVTRGGADLADVKSDDKDDAKDDKKDDAASDASLDALIASIKIALGTSIKDVRESDRLTSSACCLIADETGMDLRMERLMKQHNRVDEISPRILEINPKHSLIKKLSDIAIKDAKTPILHDAALLLLDQARILEGEALPDPVSFARRLDLVMEKGLGS, via the coding sequence ATGACGGAAGAAAAAATGCGGTTCGAGGCTGAAGTCAGCCGCCTGCTCGATATCGTTGTCCATTCGCTTTATTCGAACAAGGACATCTTCCTGCGCGAGCTCATTTCCAATGCGTCGGACGCCTGCGACAAGCTGCGCTACGAGGCGATTGCCAAACCGGAACTGCTCGCAGGGGATTCAGAATTCAAGGTTCGTCTTCTGACCGATAACGTCCGTAATGTTCTGACGATTGCCGATAACGGGATCGGGATGAACAAAACCGACCTGATTGAAAACCTTGGCACGATTGCCAATTCAGGCACCGCGAAATTCGTCGAGGCCCTGTCGAAATCTGACAAAGCCAAGGATGTTGACCTGATCGGTCAGTTCGGCGTCGGTTTCTATTCCGCCTTCATGGTTGCGGGTCAGGTCGACGTCGTCACGAAAAAGGCCGGTGAAGATCAGGCGTGGAAATGGTCATCGGATGGCAAGGGCGAATACACCATCGCCGAAGCCGAAATGGAAGGCCACGGCACCCAGATCACCCTGCATCTGACCGATGATTTCAAGGAATTCACCGAAGAATATCGCCTGCGTCATATCGTCAAAACCTATTCCGATCATATCGGCATCCCGGTTGTCCTGATGAAGGCAGATGGCAATGACGAAACGCTGAACGAGGCATCGGCACTCTGGACCCGTCCGAAATCCGACATTACCGACGAACAGTACAAAGAGTTCTACAAACACAATTCGCACGCCTTCGACGATCCGTGGAAAACCATCCACTATCAGGCCGAAGGTGCGATTGAATATACCGGTCTTCTGTTCCTGCCGACCATGCGCCCGTTCGATCTTTATGATCCGGCGCGCAAAGGCCATCTGAAACTTTATGTCCGCAAGGTCTTCATCACCGAGGGTGCGGATGACCTTCTGCCGCCTTGGTTGCGGTTTGTGTCCGGTGTTGTCGACAGCCAGGATCTGCCGCTGAACATTTCGCGCGAAATGCTGCAACACAACCCGGTCCTGACCAAAATCAAAAACGGCCTGACCAAAAAACTCCTGTCCGAACTTGAAACCGCATCGAATAAAGACTCGAAAGGTTTCGAAACCTTCTGGGAAAACTTCGGCTCTGTCGTCAAGGAAGGCCTGTATGAAGACTACACCAACCGCGACCGCATCCTGAAACTGGCACGCTTCCGTTCCACGCATTCGGATGGCTGGACAACGCTTGCCGACTATGTCACCCGCATGAAGGATGGTCAGAAGGCGATCTATTATATCAGCGGCGAAGACGTCGATGCGCTCAAACGCAGCCCGCAGCTTGAAGGTTTTGCCGCCAAGGGCATCGAAGTTCTGCTGCTGACCGACCCGGTGGATGAATTCTGGTTGCCATCTGTTGGCCAGTTTGAAGAAAAAGACTTCAAATCGGTCACCCGTGGCGGGGCGGACCTTGCCGACGTCAAATCCGATGACAAGGATGATGCCAAGGACGACAAGAAAGACGATGCCGCATCCGATGCGTCCCTTGATGCCCTGATCGCATCGATCAAGATCGCACTTGGCACCAGCATCAAGGACGTCCGTGAATCAGATCGCCTGACCAGTTCGGCCTGCTGTCTGATTGCCGATGAAACCGGCATGGATTTGCGGATGGAACGCCTGATGAAGCAGCATAACCGTGTTGATGAAATCAGCCCGCGCATCCTTGAAATCAACCCGAAACACAGCCTGATCAAAAAGCTGTCGGACATTGCCATCAAGGACGCCAAGACCCCGATCCTTCATGACGCCGCCCTGCTGTTGCTTGATCAGGCCCGCATCCTTGAAGGCGAAGCCCTGCCCGACCCGGTCAGCTTCGCCCGTCGCCTTGATCTGGTGATGGAAAAGGGTTTGGGTAGCTAA
- a CDS encoding helicase-related protein, with translation MQISTRTGPRILAILGPTNTGKTHLAMERMLAHTSGMIGFPLRLLARENYDRAVARVGKGAVALITGEERILPKSARYFLCTVEAMPVNKQVDFLAIDEIQMCADPERGHVFTDRLLHARGISETMFMGAETIRPVIRQLIDNVEFDTRARFSTLTYNGSKKIQRLPSQSAVVTFSAQEVYAVAELVRRQKGGAAVVLGALSPRTRNAQVEMFQNGEVEHLIATDAIGMGLNLELNHVAFAALHKFDGQFNRGLSAAETAQIAGRAGRHMNDGTFGVTGNLSGIDPDIIEQIEAHEFEPLAKVFWRNARLDFRTVDALQKSLRKRSDNPTLVLAREPVDEVMLAHLSQNEDVARIASAPDRVQLLWEVCQIPDFRNIHTDAHPRLLTSIYRYLAKPNSKLPVDWLGEQVLRLDRYDGDIDQLSSRLAGIRVWTYVSHKHHWLEDANHWQERTRAIEDKLSDVLHERLTQRFVDRRTSVLLKSLKDKSELMSTITANGEVQVEGEYVGRLEGFRFIADETDAAFEGKAIASAARRALTGEIAQRVKQLETDEDDKFAVNGQLEVLWNGAVVGGLKKGDTVLSPDVQVIDSEFFDGPTRERVRTRLQNFVNAHIEARLKMLTRLRDCQLPGPIRGLLFQLNEGLGCVPRADLESLIKDLSDEDRKALAKLGVRLGVETVHVLDALKPDPVELRGILWAISRELDALPELPPAGRTSVPNDRSNSKGFYLAAGYMPVGPLAARVDMLERFAALLRQKARENDGKVKPDPDLLSLLGCTVEQAEGVFTALGWRAEVVKVSKAELDAKEAAKKASEPASEPAAVSADAPEAPAEAASADEAAKEAPADAVSETPAEEVTPVAGEAEAEPEFVEVKYFVRVDRRKRGGAGKGQRGGPRQEAHGKGAPKGKGGQRPNRGGPNKGGDRGGKGQGRPNNAPAKNNQINEDSPFAKLKEMLAAKG, from the coding sequence ATGCAGATTTCAACCCGAACCGGTCCCCGTATCCTTGCCATATTGGGGCCCACCAACACCGGCAAGACCCATCTGGCCATGGAACGGATGTTGGCGCATACCTCGGGTATGATCGGTTTTCCGCTGCGGCTTCTGGCGCGCGAAAACTATGATCGCGCGGTCGCCCGTGTTGGCAAGGGTGCGGTGGCCCTGATCACCGGCGAAGAACGCATCCTTCCGAAATCAGCACGCTATTTCCTGTGTACGGTCGAAGCCATGCCGGTCAACAAGCAGGTTGATTTTCTGGCCATCGATGAAATCCAGATGTGTGCCGATCCCGAACGCGGGCACGTCTTTACCGACCGGCTGTTGCATGCGCGCGGTATCAGCGAAACCATGTTCATGGGGGCGGAAACCATCCGTCCGGTGATCCGTCAACTGATCGACAATGTCGAATTTGATACGCGCGCACGGTTTTCGACTCTGACATATAACGGATCGAAAAAGATCCAGCGTCTGCCATCACAATCCGCCGTCGTGACATTTTCCGCACAGGAAGTTTACGCCGTTGCCGAATTGGTCCGCCGCCAGAAGGGCGGGGCGGCGGTGGTGCTTGGCGCGCTTAGCCCGCGCACGCGCAATGCCCAGGTCGAGATGTTCCAGAATGGCGAGGTCGAACACCTGATTGCGACCGATGCGATTGGCATGGGGCTTAACCTTGAACTGAACCATGTGGCCTTTGCGGCCCTTCACAAGTTTGACGGTCAGTTCAATCGCGGGCTTTCGGCGGCGGAAACCGCCCAGATCGCCGGGCGCGCCGGACGTCATATGAATGACGGCACCTTTGGGGTGACGGGCAATCTTTCGGGGATCGATCCCGATATTATCGAACAGATCGAAGCCCACGAATTCGAACCGCTTGCCAAAGTCTTCTGGCGCAATGCGCGACTGGATTTCAGAACCGTCGATGCCTTGCAGAAATCGCTGCGCAAGCGGTCGGACAATCCGACACTTGTTCTGGCGCGCGAACCGGTCGATGAAGTCATGCTGGCGCATTTATCGCAGAACGAAGACGTCGCGCGCATCGCATCGGCCCCGGATCGGGTGCAATTATTGTGGGAAGTCTGCCAGATTCCGGACTTCAGAAATATCCATACCGATGCGCATCCAAGGCTGCTAACATCTATCTATCGCTATCTGGCAAAACCAAATAGTAAACTGCCGGTCGACTGGTTGGGCGAACAAGTCTTGCGCCTGGACCGTTATGATGGTGATATCGATCAGTTGTCATCACGGTTGGCGGGTATTCGCGTCTGGACTTATGTATCGCACAAGCATCACTGGCTCGAAGATGCCAATCATTGGCAGGAACGTACGCGGGCCATTGAGGATAAGCTCTCTGATGTGCTACATGAACGCCTGACCCAAAGGTTCGTTGACAGACGAACTTCGGTTTTATTGAAAAGTCTCAAGGACAAGTCTGAACTCATGTCTACCATCACTGCGAATGGTGAAGTCCAGGTCGAAGGTGAATACGTCGGCCGACTGGAAGGATTCCGTTTCATCGCCGATGAAACCGATGCTGCGTTTGAAGGCAAGGCAATCGCCAGTGCTGCACGTCGTGCACTGACTGGCGAGATTGCGCAGCGTGTCAAACAACTGGAAACCGATGAAGACGACAAATTCGCGGTGAATGGTCAACTGGAAGTCCTGTGGAACGGGGCGGTTGTCGGTGGGCTGAAAAAGGGCGACACCGTCCTCAGCCCCGACGTCCAGGTCATTGACAGCGAGTTTTTTGACGGCCCGACCCGCGAACGCGTAAGGACCCGGCTTCAGAATTTCGTCAACGCCCATATCGAAGCGCGCCTGAAAATGCTGACCCGCCTGCGCGATTGTCAGCTTCCCGGTCCGATTCGCGGCCTTCTGTTCCAATTGAACGAAGGTCTGGGCTGTGTGCCGCGTGCCGATCTTGAAAGCCTGATCAAGGATCTTTCGGATGAAGACCGCAAGGCGCTGGCCAAGCTTGGCGTGCGGTTGGGGGTTGAAACGGTTCATGTGCTTGATGCGCTGAAACCCGATCCCGTCGAACTGCGCGGCATCCTTTGGGCGATTTCGCGCGAACTTGATGCGCTTCCGGAACTGCCACCGGCAGGTCGCACATCGGTTCCAAATGATCGCAGCAATTCCAAGGGCTTCTATCTGGCTGCCGGTTACATGCCGGTCGGGCCGCTTGCCGCACGCGTTGACATGCTCGAACGTTTTGCCGCATTGCTGCGCCAGAAGGCGCGCGAAAATGATGGCAAGGTAAAACCCGATCCCGATCTGCTGTCGCTTCTGGGCTGCACGGTCGAGCAGGCCGAAGGCGTGTTTACTGCACTTGGCTGGCGTGCCGAGGTGGTCAAGGTCAGCAAGGCTGAACTTGATGCCAAGGAAGCTGCTAAAAAGGCTTCTGAACCTGCTTCTGAACCTGCTGCTGTAAGTGCAGATGCACCGGAAGCTCCTGCTGAAGCCGCAAGCGCCGATGAAGCAGCCAAAGAAGCACCGGCCGACGCCGTCAGCGAAACGCCCGCCGAAGAAGTGACCCCGGTAGCCGGTGAAGCCGAAGCCGAGCCGGAATTCGTCGAGGTTAAATATTTTGTCCGTGTCGACCGCCGCAAGCGCGGTGGTGCAGGCAAAGGCCAGCGTGGCGGTCCGCGTCAGGAAGCCCATGGCAAAGGCGCGCCGAAAGGCAAAGGCGGTCAACGCCCGAACCGTGGCGGCCCGAACAAGGGCGGCGACCGTGGTGGCAAAGGTCAGGGGCGTCCGAACAATGCACCGGCCAAAAACAATCAGATCAACGAGGATTCGCCATTTGCCAAGCTGAAGGAAATGCTGGCGGCAAAGGGCTGA
- a CDS encoding peptidase domain-containing ABC transporter, translating into MKRKPGLHIGTLSHLGAGRFAILLAALVINLLSLALPVTLLQVYDRVLPHNAIPTLTLLIIGVFGALVLEAALRLGRAYISSLSAAKFEHKSSQAAVGHLLATSLSDYEKTAPGQHLQRLNSLNVLRDFYAGQAIGAVIDLPFIILFLGLIAIIGGKLVLVPLGILFAFMLTAMILGRRLRRALDERSQADERRYNFIIETLTGIHTIKAMAMENLMIRRHDQLQIQCSEDDLVAARCAHAAINSSASFSMITMILVAGVGSLLVINADLTVGGLAACTMLAGRSIQPLQRAMGLWTQFQSIRVARDRCRELFRLPPEDADDAAEMPPLEGRIELEDVSFSHAGGDTVFENLTLAIQPGESVAITGENGTGKTTLLWLLMGALRPDRGSVRLDGRDPNKYASESIRRQIAYLPQHGVMFKGTILENITSFRKEIGTDRVVEISRRLGLDEIVMRMPDGYDTEVGGQASETLPRGVKQRIAIARALIDYPRIVLFDEANSSLDIAGDNILAGLLIELRKHCTLVMVSHRPSLIALADRQYRLIEKRLVPVLRRSGTQPVIEAEEVASAGGRS; encoded by the coding sequence ATGAAACGCAAGCCTGGCCTGCATATCGGCACTTTGTCACATCTGGGGGCAGGCCGTTTTGCCATATTGCTCGCAGCACTTGTGATCAACCTGCTGTCGCTGGCACTGCCGGTGACCCTGTTGCAGGTCTATGACCGTGTGCTGCCCCATAATGCCATCCCGACTTTGACCTTGCTTATAATCGGGGTTTTTGGCGCGTTGGTGCTTGAAGCGGCTTTGCGCCTTGGTCGGGCCTATATATCGTCGCTGTCGGCGGCAAAGTTCGAACATAAAAGTTCGCAGGCTGCTGTCGGTCATTTGTTGGCGACCAGTCTTTCCGATTATGAAAAAACCGCACCTGGCCAGCATCTTCAGCGGCTGAACAGTCTGAATGTCCTGCGTGACTTTTATGCCGGGCAGGCAATCGGGGCGGTGATCGATCTGCCGTTCATTATCCTGTTCCTTGGTTTGATTGCCATTATCGGTGGCAAGCTTGTGCTGGTACCGCTGGGCATTCTGTTTGCCTTCATGCTGACCGCAATGATCCTGGGGCGGCGGCTGCGTCGCGCGCTTGATGAACGCAGTCAGGCCGACGAGCGGCGCTATAATTTCATTATCGAAACCCTGACCGGCATTCACACCATCAAGGCGATGGCGATGGAAAACCTGATGATCCGTCGCCATGATCAACTGCAAATCCAGTGTTCCGAGGATGACCTTGTCGCCGCGCGTTGCGCCCATGCCGCGATCAATTCAAGTGCCAGCTTTTCGATGATCACGATGATCCTTGTTGCCGGTGTCGGCAGTCTTCTGGTTATCAATGCCGATCTGACAGTGGGCGGGCTTGCCGCCTGCACGATGCTGGCCGGGCGATCAATCCAGCCGCTGCAACGTGCCATGGGTCTTTGGACCCAGTTTCAAAGCATTCGGGTTGCGCGTGATCGGTGCCGCGAACTTTTCCGTCTGCCGCCCGAAGATGCCGACGATGCTGCTGAAATGCCGCCGCTTGAAGGGCGTATCGAGCTTGAAGATGTCAGTTTTTCGCACGCGGGCGGGGACACAGTTTTTGAAAATCTGACGCTTGCGATACAGCCCGGTGAATCTGTTGCAATCACCGGTGAAAACGGTACCGGGAAAACCACCTTGCTGTGGCTTCTGATGGGGGCGTTACGCCCTGATCGCGGTTCGGTGCGGCTCGATGGTCGTGATCCAAATAAATATGCATCGGAATCGATCCGCCGCCAGATTGCCTATCTGCCGCAACATGGTGTGATGTTCAAGGGAACGATCCTTGAAAACATCACATCCTTCCGCAAGGAAATCGGCACGGACCGTGTCGTGGAAATTTCACGGCGTCTGGGGCTTGATGAAATCGTCATGCGCATGCCCGACGGTTACGATACCGAAGTGGGCGGGCAGGCATCCGAAACCCTTCCGCGCGGCGTAAAGCAGCGTATCGCGATTGCGCGTGCCCTGATCGACTATCCGCGCATCGTGCTGTTTGACGAAGCCAACAGTTCGCTTGATATCGCGGGTGACAACATTCTTGCCGGTCTTCTGATTGAACTTCGCAAACATTGTACGCTGGTGATGGTATCGCACCGACCGTCACTGATCGCCCTTGCCGACAGACAATATCGCCTGATTGAAAAACGTCTGGTGCCGGTCCTGCGGCGCAGCGGCACCCAGCCGGTGATCGAGGCAGAAGAAGTCGCAAGCGCAGGAGGCCGGTCATGA